Proteins from a genomic interval of Neovison vison isolate M4711 chromosome 4, ASM_NN_V1, whole genome shotgun sequence:
- the LOC122903960 gene encoding LOW QUALITY PROTEIN: ribosomal oxygenase 2-like (The sequence of the model RefSeq protein was modified relative to this genomic sequence to represent the inferred CDS: inserted 1 base in 1 codon; deleted 1 base in 1 codon) — protein MMPKKAKPTGKGKEKXKQLKMEAAGGPCSTLNFESPSDLFESLISPIKTEIFFKEFWEKKPLLIQRDDPIVATYYQSLFRLSDLKILCSRGMYYGRDVNVCRCVNGKKRVLNKDGKVHFLQLRKDFDQKRATIQFHQPQRFKDELWRIQEKLECYFGSLAGSNVYIMPAGSQGLPPHYDDVEVFILQLEGEKHWRLYHPTVPLAREYSVESENRIGRPTHEFTLKPGDFLYFPRGTIHQADTPPGLAHSTHVTISTYQNNSWGDFLLDTILGLVFDTAKEDLEFQAGIPRQLLLQVDTTAVARRRLSGFLRTLADWLEGTKELLSADMKKDFVMNRLPPYHMGDPAELSTPGGQLPRLDSTVRLQFKDHTILTVGPDQDQSDETQKKMVYIYHSLKNRRETHMMGNEETESHGLRFPLSHMDALKQIWDHSAISVKDLKLTTDEEKENLVVSLWTECIIQVV, from the exons ATGATGCCAAAGAAAGCAAAGCccacagggaaggggaaggaaa gtaAGCAGTTGAAGATGGAGGCAGCTGGTGGACCCTGCTCCACTTTGAATTTTGAAAGCCCCAGTGATCTCTTTGAAAGTTTAATCTCCCCCATCAAGACAGAGATCTTCTTCAAGGAATTCTGGGAG AAGAAGCCCCTTCTCATTCAGAGAGATGACCCTATAGTGGCCACGTATTACCAGTCTCTGTTCAGGCTGTCAGATCTGAAGATTCTCTGCAGCCGGGGTATGTACTATGGAAGAGACGTGAATGTTTGCCGCTGTGTCAACGGGAAGAAGAGGGTTTTAAATAAAGATGGCAAAGTGCACTTCCTTCAGCTGAGAAAAGATTTTGACCAGAAAAGGGCAACAATTCAGTTTCACCAACCTCAGAGATTTAAGGATGAGCTTTGGAGGATCCAGGAGAAGCTAGAATGCTACTTTGGTTCCTTGGCTGGCTCGAATGTATACATAATGCCTGCAGGATCCCAGGGCCTCCCACCCCATTATGATGATGTGGAGGTCTTCATCCTGCAGCTAGAAGGAGAGAAACACTGGCGTCTCTACCATCCGACTGTGCCCTTGGCCCGGGAGTACAGCGTGGAGTCCGAGAACAGGATTGGGAGGCCGACCCACGAGTTCACGTTGAAGCCAGGTGATTTCCTGTACTTTCCCAGAGGGACCATTCATCAGGCGGACACTCCTCCAGGGCTGGCCCACTCCACTCACGTGACCATCAGCACCTACCAGAACAATTCGTGGGGAGATTTCCTTTTGGACACCATTTTGGGGCTTGTATTCGACACTGCCAAGGAAGATCTGGAGTTCCAGGCTGGCATACCCCGGCAGCTGCTCCTGCAGGTGGACACCACGGCTGTTGCGAGGAGAAGGTTAAGTGGCTTTCTGAGGACCCTTGCCGACTGGCTGGAGGGCACCAAAGAGCTGCTTTCAGCTGACATGAAGAAGGATTTTGTTATGAACAGACTCCCCCCTTACCATATGGGAGACCCAGCGGAGCTTTCAACACCAGGTGGACAGTTACCAAGGTTGGACAGCACAGTGAGATTGCAATTCAAAGACCACACCATCCTCACAGTAGGGCCGGATCAGGATCAATCTgatgaaactcagaaaaagatGGTTTACATCTATCATTCCTTGAAGAATAGGAGAGAGACACACATGATgggaaatgaggaaacagagtccCATGGACTTCGCTTCCCTTTATCACATATGGATGCACTGAAGCAAATTTGGGACCACTCAGCTATTTCTGTCAAGGACCTGAAACTTaccacagatgaggaaaaggaaaacctgGTGGTATCCCTCTGGACAGAATGCATAATCCAGGTAGTCTAG